A window of the Spirochaetota bacterium genome harbors these coding sequences:
- a CDS encoding DUF3592 domain-containing protein — MEKKALILKTVSGAASIFLALYFLYASFTIMPETDRWWKENSIRTSGLVLRLRETYRNKAYCHYPVIEFTAENGKKYSFSPYDCYSRDAYRIGQQVAIRYSRKDPASAYIDSETHDRATYIAVYFLCGIMATAGVLLIASAIKTHEKRSA; from the coding sequence ATGGAAAAGAAAGCGTTAATCTTGAAAACTGTATCCGGAGCCGCGAGTATTTTCCTCGCCCTTTATTTCCTCTACGCTTCCTTCACCATCATGCCGGAAACGGACAGATGGTGGAAAGAGAACTCCATCAGAACAAGCGGTCTTGTCCTCAGGCTGCGGGAAACCTACAGGAACAAGGCGTATTGCCATTATCCCGTCATTGAGTTTACTGCCGAAAACGGCAAGAAGTACAGTTTCTCCCCCTACGACTGCTATTCCCGGGACGCTTATAGGATCGGCCAGCAGGTGGCGATCAGGTACAGCAGAAAAGACCCTGCCAGTGCATATATTGATTCCGAAACACATGATAGGGCGACCTATATCGCGGTATATTTTCTATGCGGAATCATGGCAACCGCCGGGGTTCTGCTGATTGCATCCGCTATAAAAACGCATGAAAAACGATCGGCATGA
- a CDS encoding acetylxylan esterase produces MPLSNFDKYFLNLPPLDKKSDFDQFWEKSIAEIRKIPLETELVKNGRKSTHRFACYDVTYKGFTKTAITGELLIPRGTLKPKVILHVHDYNSEVRYQQQNLDESAAYFFMTLRGHSDIIRPADSEEEPSSPGYMVENILDRDTYYVKAVYLDLYRSIDMLRLVPDINCSSIGVIGKGFGAAAAIFTAAFSDRVTALVMETPAFCHLSMSQNISESDATNEINEFIATLKAKKKQVKDNLTYFDAINFADKISCPVLTTVGFKDTLSPPECVFSLFNHIRSEKVIEVYPEEGNSAGGDAQFKKSIQWVAGRINQA; encoded by the coding sequence ATGCCCCTCAGCAATTTCGACAAATATTTCCTGAACCTCCCCCCCCTGGATAAAAAGAGCGACTTTGACCAGTTCTGGGAGAAATCCATCGCCGAGATCAGGAAGATCCCCCTGGAGACGGAGCTGGTCAAGAACGGCCGCAAATCGACGCACCGCTTCGCCTGCTATGATGTCACCTACAAGGGGTTCACCAAAACGGCCATAACAGGCGAGCTCCTGATACCCCGGGGCACGCTCAAGCCGAAAGTCATCCTCCATGTCCACGACTACAATAGCGAGGTCCGGTACCAGCAGCAGAACCTGGATGAATCAGCGGCGTATTTCTTCATGACCCTCCGGGGGCATTCGGATATCATCAGGCCGGCCGACTCCGAGGAAGAACCCTCGTCTCCCGGTTACATGGTGGAAAACATTCTCGATCGCGACACCTATTACGTGAAGGCCGTATACCTCGATCTCTACCGCTCTATCGACATGCTGCGCCTGGTGCCGGACATCAACTGCAGCTCCATCGGCGTCATCGGCAAGGGCTTCGGGGCGGCCGCCGCGATCTTCACCGCCGCCTTTTCCGACCGTGTCACGGCCCTGGTCATGGAAACGCCCGCCTTCTGCCATCTCTCCATGAGCCAGAATATCTCTGAAAGCGACGCGACCAATGAAATAAACGAATTTATCGCCACGCTGAAGGCCAAGAAAAAGCAGGTCAAGGATAACCTCACCTATTTTGACGCGATTAACTTTGCGGATAAAATATCATGCCCGGTACTGACCACGGTCGGCTTCAAGGACACCCTGTCGCCGCCGGAATGCGTCTTCAGCCTCTTCAACCATATCCGGAGCGAAAAGGTTATCGAGGTCTATCCGGAAGAAGGAAACAGCGCCGGCGGAGACGCCCAGTTCAAGAAGTCGATCCAGTGGGTGGCCGGCCGGATAAACCAGGCGTGA
- a CDS encoding HEAT repeat domain-containing protein gives MKQTLYFLLISLLAVTPLRLAAAAAETKTEAKPGTAAKTAENKAAPGKSAAKDAKETSKQNDKAAPKKAEEDPKQKEEKKAQWIEQTLDYGIQEERLTAVNGIQQIKDPAIRARLVKKLLDVVKDEEEPELLVKTITVLGEMKETSAIPIMTAKLDHRSEDVCVAAIYALKKTKAMTAKEKLIQKLKSRDLGKNSNLTSALIQTLGEFKAVETVPFARESIESPKTNMAIKEELVIFLGKAQSQDSKGVLLKIFKDEDENVTLRAFAVNSLAKIGAKDAAPDIKDVIKTIDSYELKKRKKYYTLYLYSIAALATLGDPDAIPKLINALRHNSSQVRLKAISLIKDFKDKRTIDILKYKMKNDQSAKVQSAARKALKEMGVDVGEDPNEAKKDVKKDAAKTDDKKRNDTNKKK, from the coding sequence ATGAAACAAACGCTTTATTTCCTGCTGATATCACTTCTCGCGGTCACGCCGCTCCGGCTTGCGGCAGCGGCGGCGGAAACAAAAACCGAGGCGAAGCCGGGGACCGCAGCCAAAACGGCCGAGAATAAAGCAGCGCCCGGGAAATCCGCGGCCAAGGACGCAAAAGAAACATCGAAACAAAACGACAAGGCCGCCCCAAAAAAAGCCGAAGAGGACCCGAAGCAAAAAGAGGAAAAGAAGGCCCAATGGATAGAACAGACCCTTGACTATGGCATCCAGGAGGAACGCCTGACCGCGGTAAACGGCATACAGCAGATCAAGGACCCCGCGATCCGGGCAAGGCTCGTCAAGAAACTACTCGATGTGGTGAAAGACGAGGAGGAGCCGGAGCTCCTGGTAAAAACCATTACCGTTCTGGGCGAGATGAAAGAAACCTCCGCCATACCCATCATGACAGCAAAGCTCGATCACCGCTCCGAGGACGTGTGCGTCGCGGCGATATACGCCCTCAAGAAAACAAAGGCGATGACCGCGAAGGAAAAGCTGATCCAGAAGCTCAAGTCCCGCGACCTGGGCAAGAACTCCAACCTGACCAGCGCCCTGATCCAGACGCTGGGTGAATTCAAGGCCGTCGAGACGGTTCCCTTTGCGCGGGAATCCATTGAAAGCCCCAAGACCAACATGGCGATCAAGGAAGAGCTGGTGATCTTCCTCGGCAAGGCCCAGTCGCAGGATTCGAAAGGGGTCCTCCTTAAAATATTCAAGGATGAAGATGAAAACGTCACCCTGAGGGCCTTTGCCGTCAATTCCCTGGCCAAGATCGGGGCGAAGGACGCGGCGCCCGACATTAAGGACGTCATAAAAACCATCGACTCCTACGAGCTGAAAAAACGAAAAAAGTACTACACCCTGTACCTCTATTCCATCGCAGCCCTGGCGACCCTGGGCGACCCGGACGCGATACCGAAATTGATAAACGCCCTCAGGCACAACAGCTCCCAGGTGCGGCTCAAGGCAATCAGCCTGATAAAAGATTTCAAGGACAAAAGAACTATTGACATTTTAAAATACAAAATGAAAAATGATCAGAGCGCGAAGGTGCAGTCGGCGGCTAGGAAGGCCCTCAAGGAAATGGGGGTTGACGTGGGCGAAGACCCCAATGAAGCGAAAAAAGACGTGAAAAAAGACGCAGCCAAAACAGACGATAAAAAGCGGAACGACACGAACAAGAAAAAATAA
- a CDS encoding MTH1187 family thiamine-binding protein yields the protein MSALADLTIFPLDKGESVSSYVAEAVKIIQGSGLDYQMGPMSTCFEGDWDEVIRVARECMDAMKNHSSRVYMVLKVDYREGMDERMKGKVDSLKKILGNE from the coding sequence ATGAGCGCACTGGCAGACCTTACCATATTTCCTCTTGATAAAGGCGAAAGCGTAAGTTCCTATGTGGCGGAAGCCGTGAAAATCATCCAGGGAAGCGGCCTTGATTACCAGATGGGGCCCATGAGCACCTGCTTCGAAGGAGATTGGGATGAGGTCATACGTGTCGCCAGGGAATGCATGGATGCCATGAAGAACCACAGCAGCCGGGTCTACATGGTGCTGAAGGTGGACTACCGCGAAGGCATGGATGAACGAATGAAGGGAAAGGTGGATTCCCTTAAAAAGATATTGGGCAACGAATGA
- a CDS encoding TIGR00730 family Rossman fold protein: MKNICVFCSSSSAVSGDYFRAARDLGRSLGENNFTLVYGGVSVGLMGELAGASTASGGTVISVIPESIRNKGITYEKADRIIFTKDLRERKAVMEEMSDAFIALPGGFGTLEEVMEILTLKQLKLQAKAVVFINTNGFYDNLLRFFDTIYSESFAKRIFQNLYSVVPDAESAIRALRDYEPVELESKWY, from the coding sequence ATGAAAAACATCTGCGTATTCTGCTCATCAAGCTCGGCAGTGTCCGGAGACTATTTCAGGGCAGCCCGCGACCTGGGACGAAGCCTCGGCGAGAACAACTTTACCCTCGTGTATGGCGGCGTGTCCGTCGGCCTCATGGGAGAGCTGGCCGGCGCGTCAACCGCGAGCGGCGGGACGGTCATTTCGGTGATCCCGGAATCGATCAGGAACAAGGGGATCACCTATGAAAAGGCGGACCGGATCATCTTCACGAAGGACCTGCGCGAGCGCAAAGCCGTGATGGAAGAGATGTCCGACGCCTTTATCGCCCTCCCCGGCGGCTTCGGCACCCTTGAGGAGGTTATGGAGATACTGACCCTCAAGCAGTTAAAGCTTCAAGCAAAGGCGGTGGTTTTCATCAACACCAACGGCTTTTACGACAACCTTTTAAGATTTTTCGATACCATCTACTCTGAAAGCTTCGCTAAAAGAATCTTCCAGAACCTTTACAGTGTGGTCCCCGACGCGGAGAGCGCCATCAGGGCGCTGCGGGATTATGAGCCAGTGGAGCTGGAGAGCAAGTGGTATTGA